A DNA window from Ipomoea triloba cultivar NCNSP0323 chromosome 10, ASM357664v1 contains the following coding sequences:
- the LOC116032109 gene encoding uncharacterized protein LOC116032109 isoform X1, producing the protein MGSMNMEGKNLEIFEVGPCENYQLGFLIGQRFSKLIRSRLSTDLILQNQLLPFAQSPISTPLIHSLSETNRKAFPGYWDELRGTSDGSGVPFLQILLLNFRKEILPFIRNEETQPEDNNNNDDCSDILVVNDSMAIAAHNEDANVALVGHTYLIKATLFDGTTFTAYTYAGELPSCAFGFNSHGVAFTLNSVPPTEEEIVAGSIGRNFISRDLLESKSIDDALTVSPFLHSLRHSLNQENEPGIDRYYGFCALQRISSSEASVGHSYNLVDTRTRRILNVETASRYRVSVLEVGETPFFHANMYLHLHVNQAHDENSLSRQKRAASLPKGSKSDYLELLGDMHDNKYPIYMTGPLLHTLCTAVIDMDERTLSIIQGNPKKNGASYVFSMS; encoded by the exons ATGGGGAGTATGAATATGGAAGGAAAGAATCTAGAGATATTTGAAGTTGGCCCCTGTGAAAACTACCAGCTTGGGTTCTTGATTGGTCAGAGGTTCTCCAAACTCATAAGAAGCAGATTGTCCACTGACCTCATTCTTCAAAACCAACTCCTCCCCTTTGCTCAGTCCCCGATTTCGACCCCTCTCATCCATTCCTTGAGTGAAACCAACCGCAAGGCGTTTCCCGGCTACTGGGATGAGCTCCGGGGAACTTCTGATGGGAGCGGCGTGCCTTTTCTTCAA aTTTTACTACTCAACTTCAGAAAGGAAATACTTCCATTTATTCGGAACGAGGAAACACAGCCagaggataataataataatgatgattgTTCGGACATTCTTGTTGTGAATGACTCCATGGCCATTGCAGCTCACAACGAGGATGCAAATGTCGCGCTTGTTGGTCACAC ATATTTGATAAAGGCAACCTTATTCGATGGAACAACATTCACTGCATACACCTATGCAGGAGAGCTGCCAAGCTGTGCTTTTGGGTTCAATAGCCACGGAGTG GCATTTACCCTGAATTCGGTGCCCCCAACCGAGGAGGAGATCGTGGCTGGTAGCATTGGAAGGAACTTCATCTCCCGAGACTTGCTTGAATCGAAAAGCATTGATGATGCCCTGACTGTAAGTCCTTTTTTGCACTCTCTAAGACACAGCCTAAATCAAGAAAACGAACCCGGGATTGATAGATATTATGGCTTTTGTGCACTTCAGAGGATTTCCTCATCCGAAGCATCTGTAGGGCACAGCTATAACTTGGTAGATACAAGGACTAGGAGGATTCTGAATGTGGAGACAGCATCAAGATACAGAGTATCGGTTCTTGAGGTGGGAGAAACACCATTCTTCCATGCTAATATGTACCTTCATCTTCATGTTAACCAG GCACATGATGAGAACTCACTAAGCAGGCAGAAAAGAGCAGCGTCATTGCCAAAAGGATCAAAAAGCGATTATCTAGAACTCCTGGGAGACATGCATGATAACAAGTACCCCATTTACATGACAG GTCCATTACTTCACACACTTTGCACAGCTGTGATCGACATGGATGAAAGAACCCTGTCAATTATTCAAGGGAACCCAAAGAAGAACGGTGCATCCTATGTCTTTTCAATGTCCTAA
- the LOC116032108 gene encoding uncharacterized protein At5g41620-like: MMMMMRKRVKAQKRGEQCGEGPAEKQGNLGEKLKKVGKRGGHSTPIIPFWRLYKHQDQEPHTTFVSSRKLGATLWELHHYKLPLSKMQQGVGVGVPLARLRHRHRHRHEEENTELDPPPDPSPILPELPESAGSLRRHLVASLMQHHRPVERSSHAIQPVSPASYNSSMEVAPYNPAITPSSSVDFKGRIGEGGYSLRTSTELLKVLNRIWSLEEQHVSNMTLVRKLKKELGHAHMRIKELLQEQQADRRGVDELMKQITEDKLVRKGKEQDRINAAVQSARDELDDERKLRKRSESLHRKLARELLEVKTSFANAVKELERERKSRKLLEDLCDEFAWGISDYEQELHSLRQKSDKEWTGRTNDDRLILHISESWLDERMQMKLQLQRGGGEENPTVEKLSSEIEEFLQIKRAGIKSNPHLEDPTYRRSSLESIPLNVAVSAPQDEGDEDISVGSDSHCFELRKASAVDSKSPENEAKGHDTEEIVKADYTMQKFGSHERAKGRSPSNMQVKFQEKMAQATLVSKGGDHVQDLEQGKTIRESLAEISSSKKPDRCKKTEEGSSEKKSKPHATPGLNSNYSIDDLIRSHYFLSECGIMPPENEYGAASFGNSNWSSRASPVRQWTEKLPSCDNEFESSSKFPPDSKEHTLKAKLLDAKQRGQQSRSRPKGSKISS, encoded by the exons atgatgatgatgatgagaaaaaGGGTGAAAGCTCAAAAAAGGGGAGAGCAGTGTGGGGAAGGGCCAGCAGAAAAGCAAGGAAATTTGGGGGAAAAGTTGAAGAAAGTTGGGAAAAGAGGGGGTCACTCCACTCCAATCATACCCTTTTGGAGGCTCTACAAACATCAAGATCAAGAACCTCATACTACTTTTGTATCTTCAAGAAAACTTGGTGCCACCCTTTGGGAGCTCCATCACTATAAGCTGCCTCTTTCTAAAATGCAACAGGGTGTGGGTGTGGGTGTTCCCCTTGCAAGGCttcgccaccgccaccgccaccgccatgAGGAGGAGAACACAGAGCTTGATCCTCCCCCTGATCCTTCTCCAATTTTGCCTGAACTG CCAGAAAGCGCGGGCAGTTTGAGGAGGCATCTTGTTGCGTCACTAATGCAGCATCATCGGCCCGTTGAAAGGAGTAGCCATGCCATACAACCCGTATCTCCTGCAAGTTACAACAGCTCAATGGag GTAGCCCCTTACAACCCCGCAATTACTCCTTCGAGTTCTGTAGATTTCAAGGGGAGAATTGGGGAGGGTGGTTATAGCCTCAGAACATCAACGGAACTGCTTAAGGTGTTGAATCGAATCTGGAGCCTGGAAGAGCAACACGTATCCAACATGACACTTGTgaggaaattaaagaaagagcTCGGCCATGCTCATATGCGTATCAAAGAGTTGTTGCAAGAGCAGCAAGCTGATCGACGGGGAGTGGATGAATTAATGAAGCAGATTACTGAAGACAAACTGGTTAGGAAAGGCAAGGAACAAGACCGAATAAATGCTGCTGTGCAGTCTGCCAGGGATGAGCTGGATGACGAAAGGAAGCTAAGGAAACGCTCGGAGAGCTTGCATCGCAAATTAGCTCGTGAACTTTTGGAAGTCAAAACATCTTTTGCTAATGCTGTGAAAGAGTTGGAAAGGGAGAGAAAATCTCGTAAACTTTTGGAAGACCTTTGCGATGAGTTTGCGTGGGGAATTAGCGACTATGAACAAGAATTGCATTCTCTGAGACAGAAATCTGACAAGGAATGGACGGGAAGGACCAATGATGATAGGCTGATTCTTCATATATCAGAATCATGGCTTGACGAAAGGATGCAGATGAAACTACAACTACAGCGTGGTGGAGGAGAAGAAAATCCTACAGTGGAAAAACTAAGCTCCGAAATAGAGGAATTTCTTCAAATTAAAAGGGCTGGAATCAAGAGCAATCCCCACTTGGAGGATCCCACCTACCGTAGAAGTTCTCTAGAATCCATCCCTCTGAATGTTGCTGTTAGTGCTCCTCAAGACGAGGGTGATGAAGATATTTCTGTAGGTAGTGATTCACATTGTTTTGAGTTACGCAAAGCAAGTGCTGTTGACTCAAAATCCCCGGAAAATGAAGCCAAGGGCCATGACACCGAAGAGATTGTGAAGGCAGACTATACAATGCAAAAATTTGGATCTCATGAAAGGGCCAAGGGTCGCAGTCCATCCAATATGCAGGTGAAGTTTCAAGAAAAGATGGCACAAGCGACACTAGTAAGTAAAGGCGGGGACCATGTTCAAGATTTGGAACAAGGGAAAACAATTCGAGAGAGTTTAGCTGAAATAAGCAGTTCAAAGAAACCTGATAGATGCAAGAAAACAGAAGAAGGTAGTTCTGAAAAAAAGAGTAAACCCCATGCAACTCCTGGACTAAACTCAAACTATAGCATCGATGACTTAATACGAAGCCACTATTTCTTGTCAGAATGTGGAATAATGCCTCCTGAAAATGAGTACGGTGCGGCTTCTTTTGGTAATTCCAACTGGAGCAGTCGTGCTAGTCCAGTACGGCAATGGACAGAGAAACTCCCGTCATGTGATAATGAATTCGAGTCCTCTTCAAAATTTCCTCCAGATTCGAAAGAGCATACTTTGAAGGCAAAGCTATTGGATGCGAAGCAACGGGGTCAACAATCACGTTCCCGTCCAAAAGGTTCAAAAATTTCATCTTAG
- the LOC116033310 gene encoding uncharacterized protein LOC116033310, whose amino-acid sequence MDEYTIVVAFNIKLGEAKGSLGPTATQKHDFLPNYALWLYGLLPNFTATFAAACCRHFSQSSNPIDSLDILIHRHALNALVNQRRPRTGALYNATLPANLAGMKLSVVRLRSKTLWRKGANFSNFHIPPKTLPVPYVKRVLIVSHDLGNWSSSQYFNLSVSGYSLLTSIVGFTIYDSSSKHPNIKNLTRLDLNITTGIPISVEFKNVSSGARGKTKCAIFDGKGEVVLSGMEFPNVCYTRKQGQFCVVVGNKRKVGAWGFWLIGFGVGVFGLGAVGVAGNLLRGIVKAKKNCEMEKEAEDGELMESIWIYNSTKMPRAMVTRTHPAAVMDNSSLH is encoded by the exons ATGGATGAATATACCATAGTTGTTGcctttaatataaaattaggtGAAGCTAAAGGGAGTCTGGGGCCAACAGCAACACAAAAGCACGACTTT CTGCCTAACTATGCTTTGTGGCTGTATGGTCTGCTGCCAAACTTCACTGCTACCTTTGCTGCTGCCTGCTGCCGACACTTCTCCCAAAGCTCCAACCCCATCGATTCTCTGGACATTCTAATCCACCGCCACGCCCTGAACGCGCTAGTCAACCAGCGGCGGCCCCGCACGGGCGCGCTCTACAACGCCACCCTCCCGGCCAACCTCGCAG GGATGAAGCTCTCAGTGGTGCGGCTACGAAGCAAGACGCTATGGCGAAAAGGCGCGAATTTTAGCAACTTTCATATCCCCCCAAAGACCCTCCCAGTCCCCTATGTTAAACGGGTGCTCATAGTTTCCCACGATCTAGGCAACTGGTCCTCCTCTCAGTACTTCAATCTCTCAGTCTCAGGCTACTCCCTTCTCACATCCATCGTAGGTTTCACAATCTACGACTCCTCGTCCAAACATCCCAACATTAAAAACCTCACGCGCCTCGACCTTAACATCACCACGGGAATACCTATATCCGTTGAGTTCAAGAACGTGTCAAGTGGGGCCCGGGGAAAGACAAAATGTGCGATATTTGATGGTAAAGGGGAAGTGGTTCTAAGTGGTATGGAATTTCCTAATGTTTGTTATACGAGAAAGCAAGGCCAATTTTGTGTGGTGGTGGGGAATAAGAGGAAGGTGGGCGCGTGGGGGTTTTGGCTGATTGGGTTTGGTGTTGGGGTTTTTGGGTTGGGTGCTGTAGGGGTGGCTGGGAATTTGTTGCGTGGGATTGTTAAGGCGAAGAAGAATTGTGAAATGGAGAAAGAAGCAGAGGATGGTGAGTTGATGGAGAGCATTTGGATCTACAATAGCACCAAAATGCCTCGAGCTATGGTCACAAGGACTCATCCTGCTGCAGTGATGGATAATTCAAGTCTTCATTAG
- the LOC116032109 gene encoding uncharacterized protein LOC116032109 isoform X2 yields MGSMNMEGKNLEIFEVGPCENYQLGFLIGQRFSKLIRSRLSTDLILQNQLLPFAQSPISTPLIHSLSETNRKAFPGYWDELRGTSDGSGVPFLQILLLNFRKEILPFIRNEETQPEDNNNNDDCSDILVVNDSMAIAAHNEDANVALVGHTYLIKATLFDGTTFTAYTYAGELPSCAFGFNSHGVAFTLNSVPPTEEEIVAGSIGRNFISRDLLESKSIDDALTRISSSEASVGHSYNLVDTRTRRILNVETASRYRVSVLEVGETPFFHANMYLHLHVNQAHDENSLSRQKRAASLPKGSKSDYLELLGDMHDNKYPIYMTGPLLHTLCTAVIDMDERTLSIIQGNPKKNGASYVFSMS; encoded by the exons ATGGGGAGTATGAATATGGAAGGAAAGAATCTAGAGATATTTGAAGTTGGCCCCTGTGAAAACTACCAGCTTGGGTTCTTGATTGGTCAGAGGTTCTCCAAACTCATAAGAAGCAGATTGTCCACTGACCTCATTCTTCAAAACCAACTCCTCCCCTTTGCTCAGTCCCCGATTTCGACCCCTCTCATCCATTCCTTGAGTGAAACCAACCGCAAGGCGTTTCCCGGCTACTGGGATGAGCTCCGGGGAACTTCTGATGGGAGCGGCGTGCCTTTTCTTCAA aTTTTACTACTCAACTTCAGAAAGGAAATACTTCCATTTATTCGGAACGAGGAAACACAGCCagaggataataataataatgatgattgTTCGGACATTCTTGTTGTGAATGACTCCATGGCCATTGCAGCTCACAACGAGGATGCAAATGTCGCGCTTGTTGGTCACAC ATATTTGATAAAGGCAACCTTATTCGATGGAACAACATTCACTGCATACACCTATGCAGGAGAGCTGCCAAGCTGTGCTTTTGGGTTCAATAGCCACGGAGTG GCATTTACCCTGAATTCGGTGCCCCCAACCGAGGAGGAGATCGTGGCTGGTAGCATTGGAAGGAACTTCATCTCCCGAGACTTGCTTGAATCGAAAAGCATTGATGATGCCCTGACT AGGATTTCCTCATCCGAAGCATCTGTAGGGCACAGCTATAACTTGGTAGATACAAGGACTAGGAGGATTCTGAATGTGGAGACAGCATCAAGATACAGAGTATCGGTTCTTGAGGTGGGAGAAACACCATTCTTCCATGCTAATATGTACCTTCATCTTCATGTTAACCAG GCACATGATGAGAACTCACTAAGCAGGCAGAAAAGAGCAGCGTCATTGCCAAAAGGATCAAAAAGCGATTATCTAGAACTCCTGGGAGACATGCATGATAACAAGTACCCCATTTACATGACAG GTCCATTACTTCACACACTTTGCACAGCTGTGATCGACATGGATGAAAGAACCCTGTCAATTATTCAAGGGAACCCAAAGAAGAACGGTGCATCCTATGTCTTTTCAATGTCCTAA